In one Pseudomonas sp. 31-12 genomic region, the following are encoded:
- a CDS encoding OprD family porin: MFQKSWVSRGVTITAVMGIFTPVVAQADFVDDSQVSLGMRNFYIDRDFKQHDAPQSRIGSWTQGFDFRAISGYTEGTLQFGLDLSAQYAYRLDGGGGRGPDSIIPYDTSKGEQVRDYGRAALTGKVRYNKTELKIGELRPTLPVAYIDDSRQLITTYHGVQLESKEVDNLTLTGGRFTEISSRESSNTEKMYLFNGPNVKRRSDGLNFGGATYAFTPNLSGTYFFGQLEDIYKQHYLGLTYNHDLGAGYGLKTDLRYFNNSEDGKALYGDIDNKSYGVMTTLKKGAHAFGVGYQRMLGESTFPTLNGYAPQPYLVNWSTVAFVKPNESSWQLRYDYNFAGIGLPGLKLMTRYMRGTGIDRGNNALDQNVESERNIVLGYVVQSGPLKDVGFEWRRIDVKTRYGNGSASGADYQENRLITTYTWKF, encoded by the coding sequence ATGTTCCAGAAGAGCTGGGTAAGCCGTGGCGTCACCATTACGGCCGTGATGGGGATCTTCACACCTGTGGTTGCGCAGGCTGACTTCGTAGACGACAGTCAAGTCAGTCTGGGAATGCGCAACTTTTATATCGACCGCGATTTCAAACAGCATGACGCGCCACAATCGCGGATCGGCAGTTGGACCCAAGGCTTCGATTTTCGCGCGATCTCGGGTTACACCGAAGGCACGCTGCAGTTTGGCCTGGACCTTTCGGCGCAGTACGCCTATCGCCTGGATGGCGGCGGTGGCCGTGGTCCGGACAGCATCATTCCGTACGACACCAGCAAGGGCGAACAAGTCCGGGACTATGGCCGTGCGGCGCTGACCGGGAAGGTTCGTTACAACAAAACCGAACTCAAGATAGGTGAACTTCGCCCAACGTTACCGGTGGCTTACATCGACGACTCGCGGCAGTTAATCACCACCTATCACGGTGTACAGCTTGAATCGAAAGAAGTGGACAACCTGACACTGACCGGTGGCCGTTTTACCGAAATCAGTTCCCGGGAGTCTTCCAATACCGAGAAAATGTACTTGTTCAATGGGCCTAACGTTAAACGTCGCAGTGACGGCTTGAATTTTGGTGGCGCCACGTATGCGTTTACGCCGAACTTGTCCGGTACTTACTTCTTCGGTCAGTTGGAAGATATCTACAAACAACACTACCTCGGCTTGACCTATAACCATGATCTGGGCGCCGGTTACGGCCTAAAGACCGACCTCCGTTACTTCAATAACAGCGAAGACGGCAAGGCGTTATACGGCGACATTGACAACAAGTCCTACGGGGTCATGACGACCCTGAAAAAGGGTGCCCATGCGTTCGGTGTCGGCTATCAGCGCATGCTTGGCGAGTCGACATTCCCGACGCTCAACGGCTATGCGCCGCAGCCTTACCTGGTGAACTGGTCGACAGTGGCGTTCGTCAAGCCGAACGAAAGCTCCTGGCAACTGCGTTATGACTACAACTTCGCGGGCATCGGTTTACCGGGGTTGAAATTGATGACGCGGTACATGCGCGGTACCGGCATCGATCGAGGCAACAATGCCCTCGACCAAAACGTCGAAAGCGAACGCAACATCGTGCTCGGCTATGTGGTGCAAAGCGGTCCGCTCAAAGATGTGGGTTTCGAATGGCGCCGCATTGACGTCAAGACGCGCTATGGCAATGGCAGTGCGTCGGGTGCGGACTATCAGGAAAACCGCCTGATCACCACCTACACCTGGAAGTTCTGA
- a CDS encoding Rieske 2Fe-2S domain-containing protein, with the protein MSNLINTVTLDASPSDLVLHDRVHTSLYTDDKIFDQELDKIFYSTWIWVAHASEIPESGSYKSTYIGKQPVIVVRDRKKEVHVLLNRCRHRGATVCEHKKGKTNSFVCPYHGWSYALDGSLRGVPHPESYADCLDKGELPLVSLRVEQYNGMIFATFKDDIEPLADFLGPAKKWIDLFMKQGAGYPVKVGGEHRFRFPGNWKIQLENTTDAYHFPLVHKSFLSSVDEQTLELFDFVEGPGYVEDLGNGHSVMVMIPDLVDLEANLDLPIPERFEDLAAQLRAEGQDEASVRRIVRAVGGSGFNLNLFPNIACSMAFFRVLQPIAVNETEIHHAVITMDGGPAVANRYRLRLHEHFQGPMGFGTPDDSEAWERVQRGASAGTDLWIMLNRGLPGEKESEDGLVSDVSAETGMRAGYQQWKKMMSA; encoded by the coding sequence GTGAGTAACCTGATAAACACCGTAACGCTCGACGCCAGTCCTTCCGACCTGGTCCTGCATGACCGTGTTCACACGTCGCTGTACACCGACGACAAGATCTTCGATCAGGAGCTGGACAAGATTTTCTACAGCACCTGGATCTGGGTCGCTCACGCCAGCGAGATCCCGGAGTCCGGCAGCTACAAGAGCACCTATATCGGCAAGCAGCCGGTGATCGTCGTGCGCGACCGCAAGAAAGAAGTGCATGTGTTGCTCAACCGCTGCCGCCATCGTGGCGCAACGGTGTGCGAACACAAGAAAGGCAAGACCAACAGTTTTGTCTGCCCTTATCACGGCTGGAGCTACGCCCTGGATGGCAGCCTGCGTGGTGTGCCGCACCCGGAAAGCTACGCCGATTGCCTGGACAAGGGCGAACTGCCTTTGGTCAGCCTGCGTGTCGAGCAATACAACGGCATGATCTTCGCCACCTTCAAGGATGACATCGAGCCCCTCGCCGATTTCCTCGGCCCGGCCAAAAAGTGGATCGACCTGTTCATGAAGCAGGGCGCCGGCTACCCGGTCAAAGTGGGGGGCGAGCACCGCTTCCGCTTCCCCGGTAACTGGAAGATCCAGCTGGAAAACACCACCGACGCCTATCACTTCCCGCTGGTGCACAAGTCGTTCCTGTCGTCCGTGGATGAGCAGACTCTGGAGCTGTTCGACTTCGTCGAAGGGCCGGGTTATGTCGAAGACCTCGGCAACGGCCACAGCGTGATGGTGATGATTCCTGACCTGGTCGACCTGGAAGCCAACCTCGACTTGCCGATCCCCGAGCGTTTCGAGGATCTGGCCGCGCAGTTGCGCGCCGAAGGCCAGGACGAAGCATCGGTACGCCGCATCGTGCGTGCGGTCGGCGGTTCGGGCTTCAACCTCAACCTGTTCCCGAACATCGCCTGTTCCATGGCGTTCTTTCGGGTGCTGCAACCGATCGCGGTGAACGAAACCGAAATCCATCACGCCGTCATCACCATGGACGGTGGCCCGGCCGTGGCCAACCGTTATCGCCTGCGCCTGCACGAACACTTCCAGGGCCCGATGGGTTTTGGCACTCCGGACGATTCCGAAGCCTGGGAGCGCGTACAGCGCGGCGCCAGTGCCGGCACCGATCTGTGGATCATGCTCAACCGCGGCTTGCCGGGTGAAAAGGAATCCGAAGACGGGCTGGTGAGCGATGTGAGCGCCGAGACCGGCATGCGCGCTGGCTACCAGCAGTGGAAAAAGATGATGTCGGCCTGA
- a CDS encoding IacB protein yields the protein MTDKKALRVLFCIGINQNFFDAPRPEALEVWAAFGAMWNGIADLPGVTVLGNMDDDQSMVGPSAGWPWTTYLLADVPDIETVHAACNLFRTTDVGNGPYKLWKYCKVEARTGRELIIQR from the coding sequence ATGACCGATAAAAAAGCCCTGCGAGTTCTGTTCTGCATCGGCATCAACCAAAATTTTTTCGATGCTCCGCGTCCTGAAGCGCTGGAAGTCTGGGCCGCGTTCGGCGCCATGTGGAACGGCATCGCCGACCTGCCAGGCGTCACCGTGCTAGGCAACATGGACGACGATCAGAGCATGGTCGGCCCGTCCGCCGGCTGGCCCTGGACGACTTACCTGCTGGCCGATGTACCTGACATCGAAACCGTCCACGCCGCCTGCAATCTGTTTCGCACCACGGATGTCGGCAATGGCCCGTACAAACTCTGGAAGTATTGCAAGGTCGAGGCCCGAACCGGTCGCGAACTGATCATCCAGCGCTGA
- a CDS encoding PDR/VanB family oxidoreductase codes for MSDQLLKVVVRKREEQGEGVVVLDLSDPTGQPLPAFEAGAHVDIHLKTGLVRQYSLCGDPANAGAYRLGVLKDPDSRGGSVAVHELLQEGREIEISLPRNHFPLASDARRSILIGGGIGITPMVAMAYALNARDSDFELHYCGRSRSRSAFLEELGNAAFASRLNTHFDDEAAEQKLDLPKVLSTPQAGVHVYVCGPAGFMDWVIAQALAAGYADDHVHREYFQVEVDASGAGFEVVAQRSGKTVQVAEGQSIVDALTAVGIKIEVSCEQGVCGTCLCDVIEGEPDHRDVYLTDDEKSANDQILVCCSRAKSKKLVLDI; via the coding sequence ATGAGCGATCAATTATTGAAAGTCGTCGTGCGCAAACGCGAAGAGCAGGGCGAAGGTGTTGTCGTACTGGATCTGAGTGATCCGACGGGACAGCCTTTGCCCGCCTTCGAGGCGGGTGCGCATGTCGATATCCACCTCAAGACCGGTCTGGTTCGCCAGTATTCGCTGTGCGGTGATCCGGCAAACGCTGGCGCCTATCGCTTGGGCGTACTCAAGGATCCCGACTCGCGTGGCGGTTCGGTGGCGGTGCATGAACTGCTGCAGGAAGGTCGCGAAATCGAGATCAGCCTCCCGCGCAATCACTTTCCGCTGGCCAGCGATGCCAGGCGTTCGATCCTGATCGGCGGCGGTATCGGCATCACCCCGATGGTGGCCATGGCCTACGCGCTGAACGCCCGCGACAGCGATTTCGAACTGCATTATTGCGGTCGTTCGCGTAGCCGCAGCGCCTTTCTCGAGGAGCTGGGTAACGCTGCGTTTGCGTCGCGGTTGAACACCCACTTTGACGACGAAGCCGCCGAACAGAAACTCGACCTGCCAAAAGTGCTGAGCACTCCACAAGCCGGCGTACACGTGTATGTCTGTGGACCGGCCGGTTTCATGGATTGGGTCATCGCCCAGGCCCTGGCGGCCGGGTACGCCGACGATCATGTGCACCGTGAATATTTCCAGGTCGAAGTCGACGCTTCGGGCGCCGGTTTCGAAGTGGTCGCCCAGCGCAGCGGCAAGACCGTACAGGTTGCCGAGGGTCAGAGCATCGTCGATGCACTGACTGCCGTGGGCATCAAGATTGAAGTGTCCTGTGAGCAGGGCGTTTGCGGCACCTGCTTGTGCGACGTTATCGAGGGCGAACCGGATCACCGCGACGTCTATCTCACGGATGACGAAAAATCTGCCAATGACCAGATTCTTGTGTGCTGTTCCCGGGCCAAGTCCAAGAAACTGGTGCTGGATATCTGA
- a CDS encoding nuclear transport factor 2 family protein — protein MSPQEHLRALEQRLEQLESENAIRACMNRYMFLCDELGVGSPLEELAGLFSEQAVWEGKGAKYQNSFGGYHGREAIKAMFATYMVEPAHFSLNVHFLTSELIRVSGETADASWVMLQTSTFASGASHLNSARLTVRFAQEQGQWRMAHFQTENLFSRPVDTWNSTAHLPVPGKSGQS, from the coding sequence ATGTCACCACAAGAGCATTTGCGCGCACTGGAACAGCGGCTCGAGCAGCTGGAAAGCGAGAACGCGATCCGCGCCTGCATGAATCGCTACATGTTTTTGTGTGACGAGCTGGGCGTGGGTTCCCCGCTCGAGGAACTGGCCGGGTTGTTCTCCGAGCAGGCGGTCTGGGAAGGCAAGGGTGCCAAGTACCAGAACAGCTTCGGCGGTTACCACGGGCGTGAGGCGATCAAAGCGATGTTCGCAACCTACATGGTCGAACCGGCGCACTTTTCACTGAACGTGCACTTCCTGACCTCGGAACTGATCCGGGTCAGCGGTGAGACCGCAGATGCCAGTTGGGTGATGTTGCAGACCTCGACCTTTGCCTCGGGTGCCTCGCACCTCAATAGCGCCCGCCTGACCGTGCGGTTCGCCCAGGAACAGGGGCAGTGGCGCATGGCGCATTTTCAGACCGAGAACCTGTTCAGTCGACCGGTAGACACCTGGAACAGTACCGCGCACCTGCCCGTACCCGGTAAGTCCGGCCAGTCCTGA
- a CDS encoding aromatic-ring-hydroxylating dioxygenase subunit beta produces the protein MNNLQLLNQVSAFIWQEADMLDHGDFVEWLDLWTENATYIIPIDPLETDFENTLNYAYDDHHMRQLRVTRLTSGESISTTPRARTVRSQSRFRVLADEDGIVTVRCAQNLREFRKDVLKQYTADVTFELVRSGDSFKIQRKLIQLINSTDTLAGIGYIL, from the coding sequence ATGAACAATCTGCAATTGCTCAACCAAGTCAGCGCTTTCATCTGGCAGGAAGCGGACATGCTCGACCACGGCGATTTCGTCGAATGGCTCGATCTGTGGACCGAGAACGCGACCTATATCATCCCGATCGATCCACTGGAAACCGACTTCGAGAACACCCTGAACTACGCCTACGACGACCACCACATGCGTCAGTTGCGTGTCACCCGTTTGACCAGCGGCGAGTCGATCTCGACCACCCCGCGGGCGCGCACCGTGCGCAGTCAGTCGCGCTTTCGCGTGCTGGCGGATGAAGACGGAATTGTCACCGTGCGCTGTGCGCAGAACCTGCGCGAGTTCCGCAAGGATGTGCTCAAGCAGTACACCGCCGATGTCACGTTTGAACTGGTGCGCAGCGGTGACAGTTTCAAGATTCAGCGCAAGTTGATTCAGCTGATCAACTCCACCGATACCCTCGCCGGTATCGGCTACATCCTTTGA
- a CDS encoding SDR family NAD(P)-dependent oxidoreductase, which translates to MTQVALVTGAAQGLGKSIAEQLLSAGYRVVISDRSLESAQVTATELDATGERVLALKLDVSSKADFEDALAAVVAHWGELQVVVNNAAMTMTTPVMQISPEEFDRVVSVNQRGTFVGCQVFGSYLAARGYGRIINMASLAGQNGGTATGAHYAASKGAIITLTKIFAKELAASGVTVNAIAPGPIESPAVRAAVPPERLEKLIEAIPVKQLGNAAFIGKLIVQLASEDAYFTTGATWDVNGGIFMR; encoded by the coding sequence ATGACACAGGTTGCATTGGTCACCGGCGCGGCCCAGGGGCTGGGCAAAAGCATTGCCGAGCAACTGCTGAGCGCCGGCTATCGGGTCGTGATCAGCGACCGTTCACTGGAGTCGGCACAGGTCACCGCCACTGAACTCGATGCCACGGGCGAGCGGGTCCTGGCGCTCAAGCTCGATGTATCGAGCAAGGCCGATTTCGAAGACGCCCTGGCGGCCGTCGTGGCGCATTGGGGTGAATTGCAGGTGGTGGTGAACAACGCCGCGATGACCATGACCACACCGGTGATGCAAATCAGCCCGGAAGAGTTCGACCGTGTTGTGAGCGTCAATCAGCGCGGCACTTTTGTCGGCTGCCAAGTGTTCGGCAGCTATCTGGCGGCCCGGGGGTACGGGAGGATCATCAACATGGCCTCCCTGGCCGGGCAGAACGGCGGCACCGCGACCGGCGCGCATTACGCCGCGTCTAAGGGCGCCATCATTACCTTGACCAAGATCTTCGCCAAGGAGCTGGCGGCGTCCGGTGTCACGGTCAACGCCATCGCCCCGGGCCCTATCGAGTCGCCGGCGGTGCGCGCCGCCGTGCCGCCCGAGCGCCTGGAAAAACTGATCGAGGCGATCCCGGTCAAGCAATTGGGCAACGCCGCGTTCATCGGCAAGCTGATCGTGCAACTGGCCAGCGAAGACGCCTACTTCACCACTGGGGCGACCTGGGACGTGAACGGCGGGATCTTCATGCGCTGA
- a CDS encoding alpha-hydroxy acid oxidase: MRRFYTGSDLNRVHSIAELADMARRRVPYFVWEYLSGGAEAELTLKDNLDAFSAYGLHARAMVPCHAPDTSRALFGKVLPVPMLIGPTGYNGLLHRNADVHLARAATARGLPFSLSTASNTSLEDLVAAAPGVDLWFQLYAMRDPAVQKSLLRRAAAVGCRTLVLTCDAMVLGNREWDRRSFARPRQLTWRNKFDVVRHPRWLKQVMWPSGLPGMGNLEPYLPPSERDPLGSMAFIGKQMDTLLDWDMLARLRDQWGERLLLKGVLHPADVERAIALGLDGVVVSNHGGRQLDGALGSLDALAAIAPQAKGKLSLLLDGGIRRGSDIVKALAFGADAVLLGRSTLYGVAVAGEDGAGRAVDVLTEELARTMNLMGCTHLNHLDGDSVFERRRA, from the coding sequence ATGCGTCGTTTCTATACCGGTTCCGACCTGAATCGTGTGCACAGCATTGCCGAACTGGCCGACATGGCCCGGCGACGCGTGCCTTACTTCGTCTGGGAATACCTTAGCGGCGGCGCGGAAGCCGAACTGACGCTCAAGGATAATCTCGACGCGTTCAGTGCTTATGGCCTGCACGCCAGAGCCATGGTGCCCTGCCATGCTCCCGACACGTCACGCGCGTTGTTCGGCAAGGTGCTGCCAGTGCCGATGCTGATCGGGCCGACGGGCTACAACGGCCTGCTGCATCGCAATGCCGATGTTCACTTGGCCAGGGCTGCAACGGCACGTGGTTTGCCGTTCAGCCTGAGTACCGCGTCCAACACTTCACTTGAAGACCTCGTCGCGGCGGCGCCCGGCGTCGACCTGTGGTTCCAGCTGTACGCCATGCGCGATCCGGCGGTACAAAAAAGCCTGTTGCGGCGAGCCGCCGCTGTCGGTTGCCGGACCCTGGTGTTGACCTGTGATGCAATGGTGCTAGGCAATCGCGAGTGGGACCGACGCAGTTTTGCCAGGCCGCGACAGCTGACATGGCGCAACAAGTTTGACGTGGTCCGTCACCCGCGTTGGCTCAAGCAGGTGATGTGGCCATCGGGGCTGCCTGGCATGGGCAATCTTGAACCTTACTTGCCGCCGAGCGAGCGCGATCCCTTGGGATCGATGGCATTTATCGGCAAGCAAATGGACACCTTGCTTGACTGGGACATGCTGGCGCGCTTGCGTGATCAATGGGGCGAGCGACTGTTGCTCAAGGGTGTGTTGCATCCGGCCGATGTGGAACGAGCCATCGCCCTGGGGCTCGACGGTGTGGTGGTGTCCAATCACGGCGGCCGCCAACTGGACGGTGCCCTCGGCAGCCTCGATGCACTGGCGGCCATCGCGCCTCAGGCAAAAGGCAAGCTCAGCCTGCTGCTGGATGGCGGGATCCGGCGTGGCAGCGACATCGTCAAAGCGCTCGCGTTTGGGGCCGATGCCGTGCTGCTGGGGCGCTCCACCCTTTACGGCGTGGCGGTGGCAGGTGAAGACGGTGCTGGCCGGGCGGTGGACGTATTGACGGAAGAACTGGCGCGGACCATGAACCTGATGGGCTGCACCCACCTCAACCACCTTGACGGCGACAGCGTGTTCGAGCGACGACGCGCTTGA
- a CDS encoding acyl-CoA dehydrogenase family protein — protein MTAPSELNHQRRMPITANEAFQKLLVEIRARARNEEFDQQKFISQDVIEQFRKLGVYRALVPKRFGGDERSPAEFCQMVEDISIADGSAGWVASFGMSPVYLAALPLETIEKIYADSPDVVFAGGIFPPQPASFVEGGLEVNGRWKFSSGCMGASLIGVGISPKNGEMLGLPRLAVMPREKVRIEETWNVVGLVGTGSHDVVVEGVVVPEEWTFVRGGPSNLDEPFFRYPSLSFATQVLSVVGLGVARAALDELSGMASGRISVTGAPSLSDRPLAQVEMAKAEASLRAARSWFYQSIDDAWASVLAGDPVSVDQTNMLRLSSTHATRVAADVARTAQMLSGMSGVYRTSPLSRFVNDTQVITQHAFMGDMTYQNAGAIFFGNKPLPGYL, from the coding sequence ATGACTGCGCCAAGCGAGCTGAATCACCAGCGCCGCATGCCGATCACGGCGAATGAAGCGTTTCAGAAACTGCTGGTCGAGATTCGAGCGCGTGCTCGAAACGAAGAATTCGACCAACAAAAATTCATCTCGCAGGACGTTATCGAGCAGTTCCGCAAGCTCGGTGTCTATCGGGCTCTGGTGCCAAAACGCTTCGGCGGCGACGAGCGTTCGCCGGCCGAGTTTTGCCAGATGGTGGAAGATATCTCGATCGCTGATGGCTCCGCCGGGTGGGTCGCCAGCTTTGGCATGAGCCCGGTTTACCTGGCGGCGCTGCCGCTGGAAACCATTGAGAAAATCTATGCCGACTCGCCTGACGTGGTGTTCGCCGGCGGGATCTTCCCGCCGCAGCCTGCGTCCTTTGTTGAAGGTGGCCTGGAGGTCAACGGGCGCTGGAAATTTTCCAGCGGTTGCATGGGCGCGTCGCTCATAGGCGTGGGCATCAGCCCGAAAAACGGCGAGATGCTCGGCCTGCCACGACTGGCGGTGATGCCTCGGGAAAAGGTCCGAATCGAGGAAACCTGGAACGTCGTCGGCCTGGTCGGCACCGGCAGCCATGATGTGGTCGTCGAAGGCGTGGTGGTGCCGGAGGAGTGGACCTTTGTACGCGGCGGTCCATCGAATCTTGACGAGCCGTTCTTCCGCTACCCGTCACTGTCGTTCGCCACGCAGGTGTTGTCGGTGGTCGGCCTGGGCGTTGCCCGCGCGGCACTCGATGAGTTGAGCGGCATGGCCAGTGGCCGAATCTCCGTGACCGGTGCTCCATCGTTGTCCGACCGGCCGTTGGCCCAGGTCGAGATGGCCAAGGCCGAGGCGTCGCTGCGCGCTGCACGTTCGTGGTTCTACCAGTCCATCGACGATGCCTGGGCCAGCGTTCTGGCCGGCGACCCGGTGAGCGTCGATCAGACCAATATGCTGCGCTTGTCCTCGACCCACGCCACGCGCGTCGCGGCCGATGTCGCGCGCACCGCGCAAATGCTGTCGGGCATGAGCGGGGTGTACCGCACCAGTCCTCTGTCGCGTTTCGTCAACGACACCCAAGTCATTACCCAGCACGCCTTCATGGGCGATATGACCTACCAGAACGCCGGCGCGATCTTCTTCGGCAATAAGCCGCTGCCTGGCTACCTGTAA
- a CDS encoding flavin reductase, with protein MVDTTGFRNSMAMLGGAVSVITTDGPAGRFGFTASAVCSVTDQPPTLLVCMNRSSFSNVHFKSNGVLSVNVLTPGHQEVSGAFSNRNLDTEQRFSCASWSTLESGAPLLDESLVSFDCRIAQAHEVGSHTIFYCEVLGIRNGESQEGLVYFNRAYHRLGDASKATS; from the coding sequence ATGGTCGATACAACTGGATTTCGTAACTCAATGGCAATGCTTGGTGGCGCGGTTTCGGTCATCACCACCGATGGTCCTGCGGGTCGTTTCGGTTTTACTGCTTCGGCGGTGTGCAGCGTGACCGACCAGCCACCGACGCTTTTGGTGTGCATGAATCGCTCGTCGTTTTCCAACGTGCATTTCAAGAGCAACGGTGTGCTGAGCGTCAACGTGCTAACCCCCGGGCATCAAGAGGTGTCGGGGGCGTTTTCCAACCGCAACCTCGATACCGAGCAGCGTTTTTCCTGCGCATCCTGGAGCACGCTGGAAAGCGGTGCGCCGCTGCTCGATGAGTCACTGGTCAGTTTCGACTGCCGAATCGCCCAGGCTCATGAAGTCGGGTCGCACACGATTTTCTATTGTGAAGTCCTGGGGATTCGTAATGGCGAAAGCCAGGAGGGTTTGGTGTATTTCAATCGCGCCTACCACCGCTTGGGAGATGCCTCTAAAGCAACTTCCTGA
- a CDS encoding amidase: MSIVVEDLALGGNGLSVMVKDTIDIAGYPTRASSSALADAPAAGEHAHVVQSVLDAGCRITGKTSLHELAFGTTGLNAWTGTASNPRYPGYIPGGSSSGSAAAVAAGLCDFALGTDTGGSVRIPAACCGVFGLKPTFGRISRQGVMPARSTLDCVGPLALDIDHLIEAMHIIDPTFTSVPVPEHLAIGVVAVEANEQIHLVVNQALGRSRFKLLEQTLPGMAAAYGAGMVIINAETWAACGHLLQTGRVGSDVADRLRAASLTSAETVEEAEIIRRAFIAEVDAALTITPILAMPTMPDFPLPVADAADTHAALGMTSLVRAFNLSGHPALSIPLESASGLPVGLQLIAAHGADELLCAVARELVRRLEE, translated from the coding sequence ATGTCGATCGTTGTTGAGGATTTAGCCTTGGGAGGGAATGGCCTTTCGGTCATGGTGAAAGACACCATTGATATCGCCGGCTATCCGACCCGCGCTTCAAGCAGCGCACTGGCCGATGCGCCGGCGGCCGGCGAACATGCACACGTGGTTCAGTCTGTTCTGGATGCGGGCTGCCGGATCACCGGTAAAACCAGCCTGCATGAATTGGCATTCGGCACCACCGGCCTCAACGCATGGACCGGCACGGCGTCCAATCCGCGCTATCCGGGCTATATACCGGGTGGCTCTTCCAGTGGTTCGGCAGCTGCGGTGGCGGCAGGCCTTTGCGACTTCGCGCTGGGTACCGATACCGGCGGTTCGGTACGGATTCCAGCAGCGTGCTGTGGTGTATTCGGTCTCAAGCCAACCTTCGGTCGTATCAGCCGTCAGGGTGTGATGCCTGCGCGCAGTACCCTCGATTGCGTAGGCCCTCTGGCACTGGATATCGATCACTTGATTGAAGCGATGCACATCATTGATCCCACGTTCACTTCCGTTCCGGTGCCTGAGCATCTTGCTATCGGTGTAGTCGCGGTAGAGGCCAACGAACAGATCCACTTGGTGGTGAACCAGGCGCTGGGCCGTTCGCGCTTCAAGTTGCTTGAGCAAACGCTGCCTGGCATGGCCGCCGCGTATGGTGCCGGGATGGTGATCATCAACGCCGAAACCTGGGCAGCATGTGGTCATCTTCTGCAAACCGGTCGGGTTGGCAGCGATGTCGCCGACCGTCTGCGTGCCGCCAGTCTGACCTCGGCCGAGACCGTTGAAGAGGCTGAAATCATCCGTCGCGCGTTTATCGCAGAAGTGGACGCAGCCCTGACCATCACCCCGATTCTGGCCATGCCGACCATGCCCGACTTCCCGTTGCCGGTCGCCGATGCGGCCGACACTCACGCCGCCCTGGGCATGACCTCCCTGGTACGCGCTTTCAACCTTTCCGGTCATCCGGCTCTGAGCATTCCTCTGGAAAGCGCTTCGGGACTGCCGGTCGGCCTTCAACTCATTGCCGCCCATGGCGCGGACGAACTGCTGTGTGCAGTCGCCCGCGAACTGGTCCGGCGCCTGGAAGAGTAA